Below is a genomic region from Campylobacter geochelonis.
TTGTCTTTCTACGCCATATTTTAGTGTCTGTCCGCTAGCAGCACATCCATGACAAGCACCTTGTAAACGCACATATACAACGCCATTTTTGATGCCCAAAAGTTCCATATCCCCACCATCGTTTTGGAGCATAGGTCTTACTGTATCAAGGCATTGTTTAACAGGTTTTAACAGTTCTTCATCACTAAAAGGTATCATGTATAATCCTAAATTTGTTATTTTGGATGTATTTTACCCTAAATTTGATAAATTATAAATTTAATATAAGTAAATAAGAGGAAATCTACCCTAAATTCAGGGTAGATTATGGAGGGGTTATTCGCTGACTAGCTCGATATAAGCCATTTCAGCAGCATCGCCACGGCGTAGTCTAGTTTTTACTATTCTAGTATATCCACCGTTTCTTTGCGCAAATCTAGGAGCAATAACTTCTACAAGTTTTTTTGTGCTCTCTTTATCTTGAAGCTGTGCAAAAACCGCTCTATGCGCGTTAAAATCGCCTTTTGCTGCTTTTGTTATCAACTTCTCTACATAACTTCTAAGCTCTTTTGCTTTTGGAAGTGTAGTCTCAATCTTCTCGCTTTTTATAATTGCTATTGACAAATTCTTAAGTAAAGCCGAGCGATGAGTCGAAGTTCTACCAAGCTTTCTATAACCATGTTTATGTCTCATATTTTATCCTTCGCTCTTTTGTGTTTTTAA
It encodes:
- a CDS encoding NifU family protein, which translates into the protein MIPFSDEELLKPVKQCLDTVRPMLQNDGGDMELLGIKNGVVYVRLQGACHGCAASGQTLKYGVERQLKLDIHPELSVVNVPVGEEFCLERL
- the rplQ gene encoding 50S ribosomal protein L17; this translates as MRHKHGYRKLGRTSTHRSALLKNLSIAIIKSEKIETTLPKAKELRSYVEKLITKAAKGDFNAHRAVFAQLQDKESTKKLVEVIAPRFAQRNGGYTRIVKTRLRRGDAAEMAYIELVSE